The Bacteroidota bacterium DNA window TGGTTCGTTCAAAAAAGATTTCTGGGAATGGGACCAGGTAACAGATTCATGGACACAGCGCGCATCTTTTGGAGGTGCTGCAAGATGGGATGCAATTGGTTTTTCAATTGGCACAAAAGGATATATTGGTTGCGGCTATGCATCAAGTATTGCGGTAAATGATTTTTGGGAATGGGATCAAGCATCCAATTCATGGACATCAAAAGCAAACGTGGGCACGAACACACTTTCCGCTCCTGCTGCTTTTTCATTTGGAGGAAAAGGGTATGTAGGAACAGGCGCGCATGATCCGGGTCCGACTTTCTTCGATGCATTTTGGGAGTATGATCCAATGACAAATGTTTGGACGCAACGCGCAAATTTTGGAGGAGGACCAAGATCTGATGCAGTTGGTTTTTCAATTGGAAGCCGAGGATATATTGGCACAGGTGCTAATAGCAGCGGAAAGTTCAATGACTTTTGGGAATATGCAGCGATTAATGATGGCATAAAAGAAGAAGAGAAAATAAAAATTGAATGCAATATTTTTCCCAACCCTTTTTCAGAATATATTTTACTGGAAATTTCTTCGGATGTATTTTTGAAAGATAAGCAACTAAAAATTTTTGATTTGTCAGGAAAAGAAGTTCGCAGTGCAGTATTTTTGCAGCCGCAGGTGATTATTGAACGAGAAAACCTTCAAAGCGGAGTTTATTTTTATGAAATCATTTCTGAAAATAAAATGATTGCAAGCGGAAAATTGATAGCAGAATAAAAAATATTCCCGGCTATTTCAGATTTAACATTCAATTTATTTTATGATGCTGACAGCTATCCGAAATCGCTGCGGTGTGCATATATTTCCTTGCTTCAAGAATCTCCCATTCAAAAATTTCTACCTTCGTCCTCTTATTTTTTTGTTATGAAGATATTCAATAACATTCTCGAAACCATTGGCAACACTCCGCTGGTGAAACTTAACAGCGTTACAAAAGATGTGAAAGCAACCGTGCTTGCCAAAGTAGAAACATTCAATCCCGGAAATTCCATTAAGGATAGAATGGCAGTGAAGATGATTGAAGATGCGGAGAAAAAAGGTTTGCTCAAGCCCGGCTACACAATTATTGAAGGAACTTCAGGTAACACAGGAATGGGTTTGGCGATTGCCGCAATCGTGAAAGGATATAAATGTGTTTTCACTACCACAGATAAACAGTCCAAAGAAAAAGCCGATGCATTGAAAGCTTTTGGAGCCGAAGTAATTGTTTGTCCAACGAATGTTGACCCCGAAGACCCTCGCTCGTATTATTCCGTTTCATCTCGGCTTGAAAAAGAAATTCCGAATTCGTGGAAAGCAAATCAGTACGATAATCTTTCCAACTCGCAGGCGCATTATGAAACTACGGGTCCTGAAATCTGGGAGCAGACGGGAGGAAAAGTTGACCACTTGGTTGTTGGCGTTGGAACGGGCGGAACTATTTGCGGCACGGGAAAATTTCTGAAAGAAAAAAATCCGAAACTCAAAGTGTGGGGCATTGATACTTACGGTTCTGTTTTCAAAAAATATAAAGAGACGGGGATTTTCGACAAGAATGAAATTTATCCGTACATCACCGAAGGTATTGGCGAAGATTTTCTTCCGAAGAATGTTGACTTCAGCATCATAGACCATTTTGAAAAAGTGACGGACAAAGACGCTGCGATGTTTACGCGTGAAATTGTTCGGCAGGAAGGAATTTTCATAGGCAACTCTGCCGGCTC harbors:
- a CDS encoding T9SS type A sorting domain-containing protein encodes the protein MKIKLLFSFILFSLFAKAQNVWTQKSNFGGTARNLAVGFSIGSKGYIGTGSDGSDKQDFWEWNQATDTWSQKATFSGAARTDAVGFSIGIKGYIGTGGAAFGGPYYNDLWEYNQGNNTWAQKANFGGTARFRATGFSIGTKGYIGTGYDGSFKKDFWEWDQVTDSWTQRASFGGAARWDAIGFSIGTKGYIGCGYASSIAVNDFWEWDQASNSWTSKANVGTNTLSAPAAFSFGGKGYVGTGAHDPGPTFFDAFWEYDPMTNVWTQRANFGGGPRSDAVGFSIGSRGYIGTGANSSGKFNDFWEYAAINDGIKEEEKIKIECNIFPNPFSEYILLEISSDVFLKDKQLKIFDLSGKEVRSAVFLQPQVIIERENLQSGVYFYEIISENKMIASGKLIAE
- a CDS encoding pyridoxal-phosphate dependent enzyme, whose amino-acid sequence is MKIFNNILETIGNTPLVKLNSVTKDVKATVLAKVETFNPGNSIKDRMAVKMIEDAEKKGLLKPGYTIIEGTSGNTGMGLAIAAIVKGYKCVFTTTDKQSKEKADALKAFGAEVIVCPTNVDPEDPRSYYSVSSRLEKEIPNSWKANQYDNLSNSQAHYETTGPEIWEQTGGKVDHLVVGVGTGGTICGTGKFLKEKNPKLKVWGIDTYGSVFKKYKETGIFDKNEIYPYITEGIGEDFLPKNVDFSIIDHFEKVTDKDAAMFTREIVRQEGIFIGNSAGSAIAGLLQLKNNFKAGEVVVVIFHDHGTRYLGKMFNDEWMREKGFFDKKGLTAKDLVAGKKSGIISVEASATIESTVELMSKNDFSQIPVTKDGRIVGSISERHLFRNILDHPDITEKPVETIMQQAFPFVDISTPIDSLSKMITSEIHAVLVRDFKLDDTFIITRNDILKALC